The following are from one region of the Gammaproteobacteria bacterium genome:
- the cysM gene encoding cysteine synthase CysM produces the protein MFKTIENYIGNTPLVRLKHLPGKTQNVILAKLEGNNPAGSVKDRPALSMISHAQKRGEIKPGDTLIEATSGNTGIALAMAAAIMGYRMVLIMPENLSIERRQSMSAYGAKIILTPKSGGMEQARDLAEKMRAEGRGIILDQFANPDNPLAHYEGTAPEIWRDTQGKITHFVSSMGTTGTIMGCSRFFKEQQMPVKVIGVQPEEGAQIPGIRKWSPAYLPKIFDAKQVDEMIYVSQTEAEDMTRRLAREEGIFAGISSGGALAAALRLSVAVENAVIVFIVCDRGDRYLSTGVFPA, from the coding sequence ATGTTTAAAACGATTGAAAATTATATCGGTAACACGCCTTTAGTAAGACTCAAGCACCTGCCCGGAAAAACCCAGAATGTCATTCTTGCCAAACTTGAAGGCAATAATCCAGCCGGTTCGGTAAAAGACCGGCCGGCCTTGTCGATGATTTCCCATGCGCAGAAACGTGGGGAAATCAAACCGGGCGATACCCTGATCGAAGCAACCAGCGGCAATACCGGCATTGCGCTGGCGATGGCTGCCGCCATCATGGGTTACCGCATGGTGTTGATCATGCCGGAAAACCTCAGTATCGAGCGGCGCCAATCGATGAGCGCTTACGGCGCGAAAATCATTCTGACGCCGAAAAGCGGCGGCATGGAGCAAGCGCGCGATCTGGCGGAAAAAATGCGCGCCGAAGGGCGGGGCATCATTCTCGATCAATTTGCCAACCCGGATAATCCGCTGGCGCATTATGAAGGCACGGCACCGGAAATCTGGCGCGATACGCAAGGAAAAATCACGCATTTTGTCAGCAGCATGGGAACAACTGGAACCATCATGGGATGCTCGCGATTCTTCAAGGAACAGCAAATGCCGGTGAAAGTGATCGGGGTGCAGCCGGAAGAAGGTGCGCAAATTCCCGGTATCCGCAAATGGTCGCCGGCGTATTTGCCGAAAATTTTCGATGCTAAGCAAGTCGATGAGATGATTTATGTCTCCCAGACTGAGGCGGAAGACATGACACGCCGTCTGGCGCGCGAAGAAGGAATTTTTGCCGGTATTTCATCCGGCGGTGCGCTAGCGGCGGCACTGCGTCTATCCGTTGCGGTTGAAAACGCCGTGATCGTCTTTATCGTATGTGATCGTGGCGATCGCTATTTGTCGACCGGTGTTTTTCCCGCTTAG